Within Zootoca vivipara chromosome 17, rZooViv1.1, whole genome shotgun sequence, the genomic segment GGAAATCGATGCACGCGTGACTTATTTAGGTCCATTACTTTCAGCAGACTCCTGaccatgcctactcagaggtaagtcttACTGAATTCAAGGGAGGGGGTCACACTTTTAAGTTAATTCTGCATTAGTGTTCTGGCTTTGTATTTCAGGTACCCCTTTGCTGATTTTCTCCTCTTTTTATGCTGTTGCTGCTACCAGAATTCGGGCAGaacagtgcattttttaaaatattattattattattattttcccgtGGCCTAGGTAATATTTTATGCAGTACGAATGTGTTGTGTGTTGAAACAGCCCGCTGACGAAGGGCGGTGTAGAAACACtactataataaataaatgggtggCTGCACTTACCTCGCAAAACAGCAGtgctctttccttttcctatCTCTACGCCCCGCCTTTGCTTCTAATATTTGTGGGTTCGGGAAGGGGGCAAGACACGGTGCTATTATCCTATCATAGTTGGTGCAAAGACAGCCCCCCAACACATACACACGATTCTCTGCCACTCATCATAGTTTTCTATTGGGGCTGTCATGGAGAAGCTCCAGAAGGAACCAGGAAGTTCCGTCTCCGGCAGAAGGCGTTGCttatccattttttcttcttctatctaTAGTATCTCTATACACACAAAAGCGTCTCTACGCATGCGCCCCTTGAGCCCCGGATGTTGCTTTGCTTCAGGGGCCGCCTCCGCTCACTTTCGCGCGAGATACCGGGAAGTCTCGCGGGAGCTGGATTCAGCGGGAGCCGGGAAGGATTGCCGCCATGACGTCCGCGCTGGAGAACTACATTAACCGTATCCTTCCGCGGGCGGTCTGTCTGtcggtgggggcggggggggctgCATCATGAGACCGGGCGCGGGGGGGGGTGATACTGGTTTGAAGCGGAATTCTGCGCGTGCGCGTTAACGCTCCTGCTTTCCTCAGTTACACGCGAGAATTTCCATCGCCTTGTGGGCTGGGTGGGTTGCCTTGGGTGGGATGCACGCAGCCACTTCcgctgctcttcttcttttttataaaaaaaatggtttttaacCTTTTGAAACCAGCCTCCATCAATCTTCTCCCCTCCAGAAGGTTTGGGATACTGGTACTTCCCGATCGACACAAAGAGGGagctgttttggaccacaactcccatcagccattgcTAGTTAATGATCCAAGATGGCTGCTCGAGCTCGGGGtcattgggaattgtagtccaagattTGCATCTCAACAGCAAGAGTCCTCAATGACACCCCCACAAAAAATTTTTTCCCTTAAAACAGGTGGGGCATGGGAAACCTTTTCTATCAGCTTTGATGATTGCAAGAGgttgaatttctctctctttcctcagtTCTTTTGTGTTCTATGCCCCCCTGGTCTACACACCTTTCCAACCTCACACTCAGCTTCTTAAAAGGCACTAAATCCAGAGGAAACtcattttccttttgtttatatatatgttgtttcGAAATATTTCTTTAACTTGTATCTCAGGTACTGTTGCTGTAATTACTTCAGACGGCCGAATGATCGTGGTAAGAATTGCCCGCAAATATAAATATTAccctgtttttaaatatttaaatgattGGATTATATCTTTTAAAGGCGGTTGAGTTGTATTTACAGGAATACACAAGCAGTTCTGTAGGCAGAGTGgcacttaggaacataggaagctgccttctagtaaaaccattggtccatctagctcagtactgcctctactgaccagcagtggttctccagggtttctggcaagggtctctctcccagccctacctgaagatgacAGGGATAGAATGTGGGCTTTTCTGCATTCAAACAGATGCTCCCTCAGACTTTGAAGTAGATGCTTAGGCTGCACACATATCTTGGCTTTTGCTGGACTGCAAGTTTAATTGTATTACAATTCATCAGACATTTCAAGTAAATCTGTTCTGAATTAGGTGCCACTGACCTTAGTGCTATGTGGTTATAGGCAGTTTACCAGAAATGAGTATTTTGCTCAGATCCTTGCTGTAAATAACTTAATATTCCTTCTGCAAAATATGCCTATCCTATCGAAACTGTCTGAGAGTTGAACAGATGAAAATTTTGCAGGagattatatatacatatatatatattatcaatGACAGCAAGTTGCAAATCAGTGACCACTGTTCTCAAAAGCCTTATCTTCCTACTTTTTAaggctgctgtttgggaaatAAAAGAACCCATGGAGAAATTAATTGAATTGATAATTTAAAATCACTTAGTGTAGGGAGTTCCTCTGAAGGGTTACGTAAAAAATCTTTTAATCATTAAAGCTTTCTCATAGTAAGTAGTGTAATGTTGTGTTTAGGATGTGTTTATGAATCGAGATAAATATTGAGAATTTGGAGTACTTCCTTGTTTttcaattttcatttttatttcttaaagggAACTCTCAAAGGTTTTGATCAGACCATCAACTTGATTTTGGATGAAAGCCATGAAAGAGTGTTCAGTTCTTCACAAGGAGTGGAACAAGTAGTATTGGGATTGTACATTGTAAGAGGTGATAACGTGTAAGTTTGCCtcaccctctttttttttaataaggtaGTGTAATATGAGCTAAAGTAGCGAAGCATTTGCTTAGCTCTCAAGGGGCCAGCTTCAACTAAACAGTTGTGCTAGTTAGGTCCAGCGCAAGTAGTCCCACCAGCACAACATACATTCACACACTTGTCCTCCTTCTGTCCCCCAGGTTGGCTCTGAGGGGGTGAGGAGAACCCCAAAACAGCACATGGGGTTATTGTTCCACCTGGCAAAAAGAAGTCAAGGACCTTACATGTCTGATGAAACTGCAGTCCATTTTTTCCcagagaatcagagttggaaaggaccatgagggtcatctagtccaaccccctgcaatgcaggaatcttttgctcaacgtggggcttcaacccacaaccccgagattaagagcctcatgctcttacctactgagctatcccagctactGTAGCTTGACATTATTTCAGAAAGTCTCCCTTTTGATGTCTCTGTTTTATAGTTCATAAGTAACTATAGCAATAGATTATATATCCAACAAAATCATGTccagagtagaccaattgaaataaCCTGTTTTTCTGTGCTATATGTTAGGATAAAAAGATACCATACTTTTTCGTGTATAAGTCTatgtttttttactctaaaataatgttcaaaatctgggctcttcttatacatggatagtacctccccccatttttcttaaattggggtgtcttatacatgggggcgtcttatagacggaaaaatactgAGTGGAATAAATATTCTTTCAGCATATCAACTTTGTTTCAGAGGTGAAGCATTTCACCTGCAGCAGTTACAATATAGTACTTTTCTTATAGGGCTGTAATTGGAGAAATTGATGAAGAGACGGATTCAGCCCTTGACTTGGGGAATATCCGAGCAGAACCTCTGAACTCAGTTGTACACTGAAGAAAGAAGAGTGTATAAAAGGACTTCAGAAATATCTGGCTGTACAAAACTATTTATAGGAAGGCATGGCTACTTTTCTTACAAGTTGAGGGTAAAAACCTGAATAGTTTACACTTTTTAATTTTGAGTCTTATGGTTTGATATGTATAATAAAGTCTACATTTTATTGAAGCCttgtgaacttttttttgaaaaaaacaacaacccatgacaTTAAAATAATAGTAACCTTTAAAGCAGTCTTGTGCTACATTTCTGACTCCGTAAAGTAAGCATGCACCTGGTGTGTGtcctggctggggcttatgggagttgtagtccgaaacatccgaaggacaccaggttggcaaagcctgaAATAAAACGCAACAACACACTCTGCTTATCTCACTGTGACTAAAACTCAGACTGGGGGAGAAaagggttccctatccctgcattATAGGGATGATTCTTGTTTTGCCAACATCTCCAGGCCTCTTatcagttagaatcatagaactgaatcattggaaaggaccccaagggtcatctagtccaaccccctgcaatgcaggaattgcagctaaagaaaatccctgacaggtgccccccatctttgctaaaaacctccaatgaaggagattccaccaccttctgagggataCTGTTCCACTATCCAACAGTTCTTACCGTCTAGTTCTTGTTCAGCATCATCAATTTGAACTTTTACTTCCATTTCAAAAATTTGATtagaaatcctttttttaaaaaaaagataaaggctTATTCTGACAAATTTATCACCACTTGCTAGGAATATTTTAGGGACCCTTTGCCATTCTtggttgccatttcccccccccccaaaggtacaATAGCTACTCTTCCCTTTAAACCTCTGCCCTGCTACGAAAGAGTCATAGCACAATTATAGCCACAATCACACGACTGACCAGATTAGCCGCAAACGGCTGCCCAAACtcagcactttttatttttttaaaaaaagttccctaTCGCATCATTttatgttacatttatatcccacctttcttcaaaGGACCTCAGTGCTGCGTGAAcgctttgaccccccccccattttttccctcacaacaaccctgtgaggtaggttagcttgAGAGTTAGTGATAGGCAGGGAGGTTCATGGGTCAGCAGGGATTAAAATCCTTGGTTCTCCCAGGTCTGACACTAACCACTGTACCACGCTGGCGCTCTGTTTAGTATTATAAAAAggaatttacagtggtacctctacttgcgaatttaatgcgttccgaacgcacatttgtaagtcgaaaataATTGTAAgccaaatcccataggaatgcattgggagaaaaaattcgtaagtagaagcaaccctatctaaaaattcgtaagtagaaaaaaccctatctaaaccacatccaagatggcggacaaagctccgttcgtaagtagtaacattcataagtagaaacattcgtaagtagaggtactactgtactacttGTAGATGGCACATGTGTTTGCGGAGCAGTCTATAGCCTATGAAAGTTTGTGCAAGAATACgtgtgttagtctttaaagtgctacaggattctttgctgcaagagactaatATCTCTGGTCCGGCTTTtaggcttcccagagacatctaaCTGTCCACCAGAGACATCTAGTTGCCcagtgtgagaacaagatgctgggcgaGTTGGACCTCCAGCTTCAGAGCTCTTGTGATGTCCTCAAACCAGCGGCTTTGAAATCTCTTCCGGTCATGGTTATTCCTTCCTCTGCTGTACTCCGCACAAAGCACCATTACTGGGTGAAGCTTTTCCGACTTCCTCGCTGTTGTGactcctcctccatcccactcGAACCTACTTCCAGCTGCTCTTACTGTGCAGCTGAGAGGAGGAGAGCTCCGATGTCAGGTGCCTCTGAAATGCAGGAAGGGGCGTGGGATACAGGATGTGTAAGATGATGCatatgtggagaaagtggatcagGCAGAAAACTCTTGTATTGCTAGAATTCGGGGCCAGTCAATGAGGTGGAATGATGGAAAATACAGGAAAATGCaatatactacacacacacacatgtaaaatAATACACTccgcaaaatataaataaatgcataattttTGTTTTGCTCGTCATTTGCTCGCCATCGAgagcagggaaatgctgtggacagcCATTCAAAATCTTCAGTTTCTCAGCTCTCCACAGGCCACTTTCAAGCATATCGTCTCCCACatatggactagaaacttgccttaaaaatttgaaacaaaataataataataataataataataataataataataataataatttatttataccccgccctccccagtcaaaaactgggctcagggcggctcacaacaacagaattacaataaaacataaaaacaattaattaaaatacagattaaaatacagtattaaaatttaaagtgcagcctcatttcaagtagtccataaatccaagccatgagggaggaaaacacaggggtcaggctgagtctaacccaaaggccaggcggaacagctctgtcttgcaggccctgcggaaagatgacaaatcccgcagggccctggtctcctgggaaaataaaaaaaatccttccggtagcaccttagagaccaactaagtttttcattggtatgagcttttgtgtgcatgcacacttcttcatatacctAAAAAACTGAAACAGCTTCTCAGTAAGCCAAATAATTCTCAGtaggttcccccccacacacaccaagtGCTCCTGCGGAATTAAGACCTTGCCCTTTCTACTCCCCTACCTTGCTTCTGTAGGCGAGATCCCCCCGCAGATGGCCACAGCTACTTGCGTTGCCTCTGCAATACATGGCATTCTCTGCCCTCAGTTCTCGGATTCGTCTCTGCAGGTGCTGCAGCAGCCTTGGGGTGCTGAAGAGCCGCTGGCTGGAGAAAGGGTCTGCTTTCAGCGCTAGAGAACAGAGTGGGCCGGGCTGCAGGTATTCATTTCggccctgcagaaagcaggttggagagaggaaggaaaagcagcagaaagGACTGAGGTCATCAACTAGGGGAGACAAACCTCAGGTGGGGTGAGACCCTCCAGGTCTCAGTCTGACCTGCCAGACTCTCCCCAGGATACACccccctcaagtgcttttgtctgGCGAGTCTGTGCTGCAATTGTGTCCCTTGGGTGGAGGGCAGAGAGTGTTTGTGAAAACTAACCTACCATACAAaggtttaaaaaaccctcaagtgttgccccgcccacttttgccttgggctccgcccaccactggcatgtggcccccaagaTTGTTGCCTAGACTTCATATCAAGTCAGACAAGTGGCCCATCTAGATTGGaatcatctacactgactggcagcagctctgcaggatttcagatggAGTCCCTACCTGGGATTGAActagggaccttttgcatgcaaggcagatggctctgccactgaaccacATCCCTTCCCTGATGCTCTAGCACTGGACTGCAGCCTTGCTGGACAAGAGAGGTGCATGGAGGCAGTGACTTAGTGTGTACAGAGCAGGGGTCCCAACTCCCACACTGCCCAAAGGCCTTTGCCAAACGCCTCCCAAGCGCCGTTTCCCCTTTACCATGCAGAACTGTCTGAATTCCGAACCGGATGCCTCCAGGTGCCTGTGAAAATCCACGGGCTTGTCCCTGGACAGGCGCctgcaaggggagagagagagaaagccacaaAACATCTCGCCATGGTGTCACCTGTTCTCCCAAGTGACGTGTACGTTCAGATAGCTCCTGGGGTCCTCACCTCTCCACCTCCGCCTCCAGCTCCTCCTtaaactcactggccagctggCAGGATGTCCTGCCCTTCCAAGAGGCCACATTTATCTGGCTTTGCTGCTCGTCGTCCTTCTGCAGCTGCTGGCGCAGCGATGCGTCTTCCTTGCCCGCTGTCTCCTTCACCCAGCTGCTCTGCAAGG encodes:
- the LSM8 gene encoding LSM8 homolog, U6 small nuclear RNA associated, which gives rise to MTSALENYINRTVAVITSDGRMIVGTLKGFDQTINLILDESHERVFSSSQGVEQVVLGLYIVRGDNVAVIGEIDEETDSALDLGNIRAEPLNSVVH